In Vicia villosa cultivar HV-30 ecotype Madison, WI unplaced genomic scaffold, Vvil1.0 ctg.000881F_1_1, whole genome shotgun sequence, one DNA window encodes the following:
- the LOC131631896 gene encoding subtilisin inhibitor-like, which translates to MAEEKQQGTKSTNPSLEQPSSAKTSWPELVGVTADEAEKKIKEEMPEARIQVVPPNTPVTYDYRLDRVRLFVDESSKVIETPTIG; encoded by the exons ATGGCAGAGGAAAAACAACAAGGAACTAAGTCAACTAACCCTTCCTTGGAACAGCCAA GTTCTGCAAAAACAAGTTGGCCTGAGCTGGTTGGTGTGACTGCAGATGAAGCTGAGAAGAAGATAAAGGAAGAGATGCCTGAGGCTAGAATTCAAGTGGTGCCTCCTAATACTCCTGTTACTTATGATTACAGACTCGATCGAGTTCGATTATTTGTGGATGAATCTAGTAAGGTCATTGAGACTCCAACCATTGGCTAA
- the LOC131631902 gene encoding uncharacterized protein LOC131631902, with the protein MDKSKETEGWKEARIHKHGKRHEKKGSLETGGRREVWKTTKTTFFVTEFNDKWEARDLYHEFKELGDIDEVFIPNKKTRWGKKYGFVRFFNVGDERRLEMKLDNIFLDGRKIFANLPKFGRRPNQNFTYRTKSRGVQEDSVIAQAKAKKKDISGIKGFRKGVTFAEVLKGETSTKVLEYLLESEIMNRLLNTYVGEVVNLGSTFNMQAQFFAEGFFSKKSIAIGANLCLLEYEDEGVLRELVDGGNTWLGQWFKEVRVWSPREVDKERVMWMRVNGVPCQV; encoded by the coding sequence ATGGACAAAAGCAAAGAAACTGAGGGATGGAAGGAAGCAAGGATTCACAAACATGGAAAACGACATGAGAAGAAAGGAAGCCTGGAAACAGGAGGAAGAAGGGAAGTCTGGAAAACGACAAAAACAACGTTCTTCGTCACTGAGTTTAATGATAAATGGGAGGCCAGAGATCTGTATCACGAATTCAAGGAGTTAGGCGATATCGATGAGGTGTTCATACCCAACAAGAAAACTAGATGGGGAAAGAAGTATGGGTTCGTAAGGTTCTTTAATGTAGGGGATGAAAGGAGGCTGGAGATGAAACTTGATAATATTTTCCTAGATGGAAGGAAGATCTTTGCCAATTTACCCAAGTTTGGTCGTAGGCCAAATCAAAACTTCACATACCGAACCAAATCCCGTGGTGTTCAGGAGGACTCTGTAATTgctcaagcaaaagctaagaaaaaGGATATCAGTGGTATCAAGGGATTCAGGAAGGGTGTAACTTTTGCGGAGGTTTTAAAGGGAGAAACTTCCACCAAAGTATTGGAGTATCTCCTTGAGAGTGAAATTATGAACAGATTATTGAACACGTACGTGGGGGAGGTTGTAAATCTGGGATCGACGTTCAACATGCAAGCACAGTTCTTCGCTGAAGGTTTTTTCTCGAAAAAAAGCATCGCTATCGGTGCAAACTTGTGTTTACTCGAGTATGAAGATGAAGGGGTATTGAGGGAACTGGTGGATGGTGGAAATACCTGGCTTGGGCAGTGGTTCAAGGAGGTTAGAGTATGGAGTCCAAGAGAGGTTGACAAGGAGAGAGTGATGTGGATGAGGGTTAACGGTGTTCCGTGTCAGGTGTGA